A single Anas acuta chromosome 19, bAnaAcu1.1, whole genome shotgun sequence DNA region contains:
- the MRM1 gene encoding rRNA methyltransferase 1, mitochondrial, whose product MEQALRALRRGAARVVLGAGGHGPTRDICPPWGCRPLAAGPGPSPGAALQGAAEAGGDARGSPRTRVGPDPRSRRGAEGCERGPRGAAGAGQEGWRWPGGDVPKARRRLEGLPVERTRGSEILFGIAPCAMALSQARRDLFRLFLKEGAGARRLVTSEFVLQASARGVPVHRVRRRELDALCRGRVHQGVCLEASPLRFKSLEEAEEPELGGEEGPNRQLVWLVLEQIQDPMNLGALLRSAYFLGVDRVVTSQRDSCPLTPTVSKASSGAMEVFDVYSTDDLRSFLKAKAAEGWEVLGTVSKPEEVENVPVISCSEFRWNKPIIIVIGNEGDGLSLETQLLCHRMLAIPPGRALHPGIESLNVSVATGILLHSICSQKLRQ is encoded by the exons ATGGAGCAAGCGCTGCGGGCTCTCCGCCGGGGGGCCGCCAGGGTggtgctcggggctgggggccacGGCCCCACGCGGGACATTTGCCCCCCGTGGGGCTGCCGGCCGCTGGCTGCTGGGCCAGGGCCTTCCCCAGGAGCGGCCTTGCAGGGGGCGGCTGAGGCGGGGGGCGATGCCCGCGGCTCCCCACGGACACGCGTGGGGCCGGACCCCCGGAGCCGGAGGGGGGCCGAGGGTTGTGAGAGGGGaccccggggggctgcaggagcagggcaggaggggtggAGGTGGCCGGGGGGAGACGTCCCAAAGGccaggaggaggctggaagGGCTGCCCGTGGAGAGGACGAGGGGCTCGGAGATCCTCTTCGGCATCGCGCCGTGCGCCATGGCCCTGTCGCAGGCCAGGAGGGATCTGTTCAGGCTGTTCCTCAAGGAGGGAGCCGGTGCTCGGCGCCTGGTCACCAGTGAGTTCGTCCTTCAGGCCTCAGCCCGGGGGGTGCCCGTGCACCGTGTCCGGAGGAGAGAGCTGGACGCGCTGTGCAGAGGCCGGGTGCACCAGGGGGTTTGTTTAGAGGCCTCCCCTCTGCGTTTCAAGAGTCTGGAGGAAGCCGAGGAGCCCGAGCTGGGGGGTGAAGAGGGTCCGAACCGGCAGCTGGTTtggctggtgctggagcagatcCAGGATCCCATGAACCTGGGCGCGCTGCTGCGCTCTGCATACTTCTTGGGGGTGGACAGAGTGGTGACCAGCCAGAGGGACAG CTGCCCCTTGACTCCGACAGTGAGCAAAGCTAGCTCTGGAGCTAtggaagtctttgatgtctACAGCACAGATGACCTCCGGAGCTTTTTGAAG GCTAAAGCTGCAGAAGGCTGGGAAGTTTTGGGAACGGTGAGCAAGCCCGAAGAGGTGGAAAACGTTCCTGTCATCAGTTGCTCGGAATTTCGGTGGAATAAACCCATTATTATAGTAATAG GTAATGAAGGGGACGGACTTTCCCTGGAGACGCAGCTCTTGTGCCATCGGATGCTGGCCATTCCCCCTGGCAGAGCGCTTCACCCGGGGATCGAGTCTCTGAACGTCTCTGTGGCTACTG GTATTCTCCTGCACTCCATCTGCAGCCAAAAGCTGAGGCAGTGA